From the genome of Mycobacterium kansasii ATCC 12478:
CAAGCATGGATGCCCGGACCCACGATTGGCCGTCGCCCCCTCCCCGCGCACTATTGGCAATACGTCACCGTGACGAATTGACATCCGCACCTGCCAGCGCACGCTCCGGTAGCAACCGGGTAAGGCGGCCAGTTCGGGCCAGGCCCGATCACCGAACTCGATGCGGCTCGTGTTCACCGCTTACGCCTCGGAATTAGCAAGTATCGCCGACCCGACGACGCTCGCCAACCTTGCAGCGCACGCATAAGTCCGGCCACCTGCCGGCTAGCTCGACACGCACGGCGCGGGAGGTTCTGTCTCGCGACCAGTTCGATCAGTTCGACTGCCTATCCCGCTGGCGTATAGCGGCGCATCGAGAAACCCCCAAAGAGCGCCCATTACGTCACCGTGACGGAATGGGCGCCGAACTATCCCCCTCCATGCGGTTCACCTAAGACGGAAAGCGTTCCCATGGTGACGATTCGACCGTCTGCACGGGTCATTGCGCAACGCACGCGGCCCGCTAAGGTACCACATGGCGCTGCGCCAACTCCTGACGCTAATGCGGGCGCTCATGGCACGAGTGACCTCGGGAAGCTGAAAGAGAACGCAGTGGAAGACCTGATCAGTTGGGCGGATTTCCAGAGAGTCGACTTCCGCGTGGGCACCATCGTCGCGTTGGAAAGCCACCCCCGGGCAAGACAACCTGCCTATATCCTGACTATCGACCTAGGGCCGCTTGGGACAAAGATTTCCAGCGCTCGAATCACCGACTATTACAGCCCTGCGACACTGCTCGGCCGACAAGTGCTGTGCGTCTGCAACTTTGCACCGAAGAACGTCGCGGGAATCGACTCTGAAGTGCTCGTCACCGGCGTGTACGACGCGAGCAACAAGGTTGTCCTGGCCGGATTCGATCGGCCCTTGCCCAACGGCACGCGACTCAGCTAACTTGTGGCCGTTCGCTTTCTGGATACATGCAGGTCCCATGGCCTCCGCGGAAGAGGTGACCGTCGAAAGGCATCCGTCGATGCTCATGACAAAGGCGACGTTGACACCGGCGCGCCTTGGACGAGCGTGGGCGGTCGTGCCGGCAGCGTGCGCAGCGTGGGCGCAGGGAGGCAATTCGGCATGTCCGAATCCCCGGGCCGCACTGCTGGAGCTGATTCGTCACTGCACCGTTTGCTCTGGTACAAGTCCCGACGACGGTGGCCACCTCTCCACGGCACCGGTCGCGGGGTCTGGTGATCGGTAGGACACACGAAAGCTGGCTACGGTAGCACATCGTATATGCCCGCGCATCATATTTGACTTCGTATCGAATATGCTCCCAGATCCGATATGTCACTGTATCGTGACGGTGAGGGCCTCAAACGACGGGCTGAAATCGGGCTAGGAGGTAGCTGGTATGAACTTCTTGGTGTTGCCGCCAGAGATCAATTCGGCGCGGATGTTCTCGGGCGCCGGCTCGGCGCCAATGTTGGAGGCCGCAGCAGCTTGGAATGCGTTGGCATCAGAGCTCGATTCGGCGGCGGAGTCATTTTCCTCGATGACCTCAGGCCTCGCCGCCCAGGCGTGGCAGGGCCCGGCGTCTACGGCGATGCTGGCCGCTGCCGCGCCGTATGCAGGCTGGTTGAGAACGGCGGCGTCCCAGTCCGTTGGGGCCTGTGCGCAGGCCCAAGCGGTCGCCGGCGCATTTGAGTCGGCTTTAGCAGCCACGGTCCACCCGGCGGCGGTAGCGGCCAATCGTTCCGACTTCTTGACCTTGGTGCTCTCGAATCTGTTCGGTCAGAACGCGCCGGCAATCGCGGCCACCGAGAGCATCTACGAGGAGATGTGGGCTCAGGATGTGACCGCGATGGTTGACTATCATGCGGGAGCGGCAGCGGCTGTTGCACAGTTGATCTCGCCCGCGCAAGCGCTACAGAGCCTGCCCAACTTCGGCTACGGCAACACCGGCCAAGGCAACATCGGCTTTTTCAACGACGGCACCCTCAACGTCGGCATCGCCAACCTCAGCCCCCACTTCACCCCCACCGACCCCATCACCACCTTCGGCGGCATCGGCCTGGCCAACACCGGCACCGAAAACCTCGGCGCCTACAACAGCGGCACCCAAAACGTCGGCGCCTGGAACCACGGCATGCTCAACCTCGGCATCGCCAACACCGGCACCGCCAACAGCGGCCTACCCCTGAGCCTGCTGCAAACCCTGGGCATCGCCAACCACGGCACCTACAACCAAGGCCTGTTCAACACCGGCAACCACAACATCGGCATCGGCCTCACCGGCGACCACCTCATCGGCATCGGCCCCCTGCACATCAGCGACACCGCCCTACCCGCCGCCGCCGCGACCACCCTGCCCAACTTCGGCTACGGCAACACCGGCCAAGGCAACATCGGCTTTTTCAACGACGGCACCCTCAACGTCGGCATCGCCAACCTCAGCCCCCACTTCACCCCCACCGACCCCATCACCACCTTCGGCGGCGTCGGCCTGGCCAACACCGGCACCGAAAACCTCGGCGCCTACAACAGCGGCACCCAAAACGTCGGCGCCTGGAACCACGGCATGCTCAACCTCGGCATCGCCAACACCGGCACCGCCAACAGCGGCCTACCCCTGAGCCTGCTGCAAACCCTGGGCATCGCCAACCACGGCACCTACAACCAAGGCCTGTTCAACACCGGCAACCACAACATCGGCATCGGCCTCACCGGCGACCACCTCATCGGCATCGGCCCCCTGCACATCAGCGACACCGCCCTACCCGCCGCCGCCGCGACCACCCTGCCCAACTTCGGCTACGGCAACACCGGCCAAGGCAACATCGGCTTTTTCAACGACGGCACCCTCAACGTCGGCATCGCCAACCTCAGCCCCCACTTCACCCCCACCGACCCCATCACCACCTTCGGCGGCGTCGGCCTGGCCAACACCGGCACCGAAAACCTCGGCGCCTACAACAGCGGCACCCAAAACGTCGGCGCCTGGAACCACGGCATGCTCAACCTCGGCATCGCCAACACCGGCACCGCCAACAGCGGCCTACCCCTGAGCCTGCTGCAAACCCTGGGCATCGCCAACCACGGCACCTACAACCAAGGCCTGTTCAACACCGGCAACCACAACATCGGCATCGCCCTGACCGGCGACCACCTCATCGGCATCGGCCCCCTGCACATCAGCGCCTAGATCCGGGCCTGTTGATGGCTGCCCAACCGGACCCGTACGCGCCGACGGGACGTCAGCAGCGTCGCCATGCGCGGCATGCCATGCCGCAGCCGCGGAGATCCGCCGGGCCATCGTAACGGGTTGGCGTGGGCCCTGTTTCGGTGCACACCCATGGTCGACGTGGTCGCTGACGTGGTGTTGTCCTTGTGCGGCTTCGTATTTCAGAGCGACTTTCAGGGCGACATCGACGTCCACCGCGGCGAAGTGGCCCGTCACGTATCCGATGTGGCAATGTATCGGTTACATCAGCACATCGGAGGCGAGGGCAAATGCCGTCAACGACCACCAGCGACAAGCCGGTACGGGTCACCAAACGCCGCGCCGAAACCCGCGGCCGTCTCATCGAGGCGGCATTCCGGGTGTTCGCCGACAAGGGATACGGGCACGTGACCATCGAGGACGTCTGCGAGGCCGCCGGCTACACCCGAGGCGCGTTCTATTCCCAGTTCGACAGCCTCGAGGAGCTATTCTTTCTGCTCTACGACCAATGGGCGGCCCGCACCGCCGAACAGGTCCGCGCCGCCATGGAAGGCAGCGAACCCGTCACCGACCTGCCCAGCGTCGTCGAACGCATCGTGGACACCTTGCTTTTCGAACGCGACTGGCTGCTCATCAAGATTGACTTCCTGCTCCACGCCGCTCGCCACCCCGATCTCGCCCACCGCTGGGAAGTTCACCGCGCGCAATTGCGCAATGTTATCGAAGAGCGGCTGATTGCCAGCGGCATCGAATTCAACCAGTCCCTCAACACGGTCGCCGACACGGCCCGGGCAATCGTCGCGGTATACGACGGCGTCAGCATCCAGCTACTGCTCGACAGCGATCAGGCCGCCGCTCGCGCCTGGCTCACCCAATTACTCAATATGGTTCTGAGTCGCTGAGCCAGGCAACATTTGTGACGGTTCGTTGCCAGCGGCGACATACACGGTGCCGCTTCGAGTATCGGTTGGTGGCTGCACTGGGGCGATCGGCAAGTCACCTTCTGATATCCGACTCGGTTCACACGGCGCGCTTGTTCGCAAGCGAGTCTTCGGCGCTAGTGCGCGCGCAGCCGCTCTACGATAACTGCCCGGGCAGCACGGCCTTCCGGAATCGGCATTAGCGGGTAGACATGCAGCAAACCGAAGCGCTCATGGTAGTCAATATCGACGCCCGCCGCGGTGGCCTTCTGGACCAGCGCCCGTGCGTCAGGGTTGAGAATGTCGCGAGTTCCGCTGAAAACAGTCAGCGGGCCAAGACCGGTCAGCTCAGCTGCAAGCGGACTGACGCGCGGATCGTCCGGGATGAGGTCGCCACGCCAACACTCCCCGAACACCGATAGTGCTTCGCGCGCCAGCCACGGATCGGTCAGCTCGACCGAATTGATCATCGGGTTGCTCAACGACACGTCCAAGGCCGGCGAGATCAAGACGGTGCGCGGCAGAACCACGTCATGGTCGTCGCGCAGTAACAGGGCCGCCGACAAGGCGATTTGACCGCCCGCGGAGTCGCCGGCCAGGCACACGCCGTGGCCGGTCGACATGTTCTCGACCACGAGTTGAGCGACCTCGGGCACCACATCGGCTGCCGTGCCAAAAGGGAGCAACGGATAAATCGGGACGACCACCTTCACGCGCGCCCCGGTGGCGACGTGAGTCACCAATCGCCAGTGCTGTGAGTTGATTTCGTTGACCCAGGCACCGCCGTGGAGGTAGACCACGGTGCGCGTATGTATGTCGTTCTTGGGTGCCACGGCATAGATCGGCCAGCCGGATCGACGGCCGACGTCCACGGTCACGTCGGAGCGCAGCCGCACCGGCGGTCCGTACGGCGAGGGACGCAACGCGCGGGCCGTGATGTGCTTGCGGGCATCTGCGAAGGTTTTGTACTGGCGCGTCCTACCGGTGACGCGGAGTATTGCCGGCATGGTCCGGCTCGCCCAGCTGGGGCCCCCACGTGTCAAGGCTCTTTCCTTCCGCTGACCTCGGGCAATGGTTTCCAGTTCCCCGACACCGAGCCCGAAACCGACCATGTCCAGTGTGGACCACGACGCTGCCGGAAGGCATCGCCCCCTTCGCGGGCGTCGCCTGGTCAGCGCGGCCGACATGGGTGCGACGTTGACTGGCGATGCCATGAGGACCCCCGATACAAGGCCGCCCCAGGTCGAACTCGACGTCGATAAGATGCGACCGGTGGTTGGCGCCGGCCGCGGCTACTCGCCGGCCAGTTCCAATGCCGGGCTTAGACTCCATTCGGCTCCGTTGCAGCAACAGAGACCGCTCCGCCACAGCGACGACCGGCTCGCTTCCCACCGGGGACTGGTCGTCCATATCCCACTGGTCGAAGGAGGGCTTATGAACGGGCCAACGCATGGGCCGACGACAGCCATCGAGACCGACTACCTGGTGGTGGGCGCCGGGGCGATGGGAATCGCGTTCACCGATACGCTGCTTGCCGAATCCGAGGCACGCGTGGTTATCGTCGACCGAGCACATCAACCGGGCGGGCATTGGACCACCGCCTACCCATTCGTACGGCTGCACCAACCGTCGGCGTATTACGGCGTCAACTCACGAGCCTTGGGCAACAACACGATTGACGCCGTCGGCTGGAACCGAGGACTGAACGAACTCGCCTCCGTCGGCGAAATCTGCGCCTACTTCGACGCTGTGATGCAACAGCAATTCCTGCCCAGCGGGCGCGTCGAGTACTTCCCCATGAGCGACTACCTCGGCGACGGCCGGTTCCGGACGCTCGGCGGCGCGGAATGCCGGGTCACGGTCAGGCGGCGCATCGTCGATGCCACCTACCTGCAAGCCGTCGTGCCGTCGATGCGGCCGGCGCCGTACTCGGTGGCGCCGGGCATCGACTGCATTGCACCCAACGACCTGGCGAAATTCAGCGCTCGCGACCGATACGTGGTCGTCGGCGCCGGCAAAACCGGCATGGACGTCTGTTTGTGGTTACTGCGAAACGGCGTCACCCCCGAGAAGCTGACCTGGATCATGCCGCGCGACGCCTGGCTCATCGACCGGGCAACGCTGCAGCCGGGGCCGACGTTCATCAAGCAGTTCCGCGACAGCTACGGCGCCACGCTCGAGGCCATCGGCAACGCGACATCGATCCAGGACCTGTTCGACCGGCTGGAGGCGGCCGGAACCTTGCTCCGGCTCGACCCCGCGGTGCGCCCGACCATGTATCGGTGCGCGACCGTGTCACAACCCGAATTCGACCAATTGCGCCGCATCGACGACATCGTCAGGATGGGCCATGTCCAACGCATCGAGCCGACGCAAGTCGTGCTCGACGGCGGTTCAATCCCCTCTGGTCCTTCGGCCCTGTACATCGACTGCACCGCCGACGGAGCACCGCAGCGTCCGGCCATACCGGTTTTCGACGGCGACCACCTCACCCTGCAGGCGGTACGGGGCTGTCAACAGGTGTTCAGCGCGGCGTTCACGGCGCACGTCGAACTAGCCTACCCCGACGATGCGGTGAAAAACGAACTCTGCGTACCGATTCCACATCCGGACTCCGACCTGGACTGGTTACGGCTGACGCATTCCGATCTGCGTAATTTTCAGCGCTGGCTCGCCGACGCCGAGCTTACCGACTGGCTCAGTTCGGCGCGGTTGAATCTTCTCGCCGAGCTGCTGCCGCCGTTGTCGCACAAGCCGCGGGTACGTGAGCGGGTGGTGTCGATGTTCCAGTCGAGGTTGAATGCTGCCAGCGAGCGACTGGAGAAGTTGCTGAGCGACCACGGCGGCGATACCGCTGCAATGTTGAGGAGTGGGCGTGCCGCAGCACAGTGACGTCGACGCACCACTGGCCGAGGTGCCCGCCTCGGGATACGTCTACCGGACAAGCTGGCGACTGGCCACCACCGACATCGACGAGCACCAGCGGCTGCGCCTGGATGGAGTAGCCCGCTATATCCAGGAAGTCGGCGCCGAACACCTGGCCGATGCCGAGCTGGCTGAAGTCCATCCCCACTGGATCGTGCTGCGCACCGTGATCGACGTCGTCGAGCCGATCGAGCTACCCAGCGACATCACCTTCCGCCGTTGGTGCGCAGCGCTTTCCACCCGATGGTGCAACATGCGCGTCCAGCTTGACGGAGCTGCCGGCGGACGGATCGAAACCGAAGGTTTCTGGATCTGTGTGAACAAGGACACCCTGACGCCGTCGCGGCTTACCGACGAATGCATCGCCCGCTTCGGCAGTACCACCGACAACCACCGGCTCAAGTGGCGCCCCTGGCTCACCGAGCCGGTAACCGACGGCACCGAGACCCCATTTCCCTTGCGCCGCACCGATATCGATCCTTTCGAGCACGTCAACAACACCATCTACTGGCACGGCATAGTCGAAGTACTCGGCCAGCTGCCGGCCGGCGCAGAGCTGACCTCCGCTCCACATCGCGTCGTGCTCGAGTACCGCAGCCCGATCAAGTACGGCGAAGCCGTCACCATTCGTTCCAACCAGCGCGACGGCCGCATCCGCATGCACTTCGTGGTGGGTGACGACGTCCGAGCCGCCGCTTTGGTGCGCAAGCTTTGAGTCGGATCCGATTGCGGCCGCCGCGGATGTCCGCGTATCGGCCCCCGAAGCGTTCCAGCGGAGCGGTGTCCGCGCCAATTATGGGGGTGCCGACGAGTACCCTCGCGCTCGTGCAGGTCGCTGAGCTTCCCCCGATCTGATGGACCACGCAGGCACCGGTCGACCGGCCCGCGATCTGGCCGTCGACTTTTACCGGGTGTCGGGCGTGGTCCTCATCGTCCTGGGCCACTGGCTGGCCGGGTCCGTGACGTATCACAACGGACAGTTCGGCCGGCAGAATCCGCTTGTCGACCAGCCCTGGACGCAGTGGCTGACGTGGCCTTTTCAGGCGGTGCCGGTTTTCTTCCTGGTGGCCGGCTATGCCGGCGCCGTGTCATGGACACATCGTTACGGCGACGGCGGTGTGTCGCGGCAGGACTGGATTCGGCATCGGGTGGCGCGAGTGCTCGGACCCACCACGGTGTACGTGGGGCTGATGTCGTTAGTCGTAGTGGCGCTGCAGGTCTCCGGCCTGCCCGGCTCGGTGCTGGAGTATGCGGGTTGGGCGGTGGCGATGCACCTGTGGTTCCTCGCGGTGTACTTGGTGGTGGTATCGCTGACGCCTGTTGCGATGGCCGCACACCGACGGTGGGGGCTCATGGTGCCGGCGGTACTGGCAGTTGCGCTGGTAGCGGTGGACGCCGCTGCGTTGGCCGGACACATGCCCTCTCTCGGCGGCCTGAACTACCTGTTGTGCTGGGGCCTGCTCTACCAACTGGGGATCTGTTGGCAGGCAGGGCTGTTAAGCGGCCGTCGACCGATAGTGCTTGCCGCCGGATCGGCAGTCGCGCTGGCCCTGCTCATCTGGATCGGCCCCTATCCGGTCAGCATGATCGGGGTTCCCGGCCAAGCTGTACAGAACAGCATGCCGCCCTCGGTGGCGATGCTGGCGTTCGCCTGCACACAGGCCGGCATTGCGGTGGCCATCGCACCCGCGCTCAACCGCATGCTTCGCTCCCACCGATTGCAGCGGCTGTTGTCGGCCGCCAACAGCAATGTGATGGCGCTCTACCTGTGGCACATGGTGCCGGTGGTGATCGTCGCGGTCGTCGCCTACCCGGCCGGGCTGCTACCCCAACCGGCCCAGGGGACGGCGGCGTGGTGGCTGGCCCGGCTGGAATGGGAGGTTGTCTTGAGCCTGGTGACGGCAGTGGAGATGACGTTGTTGTGGTGGCTCCGGCGATTCTTCGCGGCACCCCTGCCGACCATCCGGATACCGCTGCCCCAGCGCTGGGCCGAACCGATCATGCTGGTCGGCGCCATGATGGCAGCTGCCTCCCTGTGGGTGGTCGCCGCGGCGGGATTTGCTCCGGACGGGAAATATCCGTGGATGACCGCGCTGGTTTTCGCGCTCGGGCTGACACTCGTGGCGTGCCGGCCCGCAAAGGCCACCCTGCGGTCAGTCGATACCGCCCCAGAGTCCAATTGAGCTCTGCGCCAACCTCGACGGTGCGTTCACAGTCAGAGGTCTGAAGGCCCATCGACAAGGGACCAATGCCTCATTCCGCAGTGCCCCTGAACCAATAACGTCCAAGCACAAAGGAATGAGGAAACGCATGTCCAAGATCGACAGCCATCGGGGAATCGTCGTCGGCGTCGACGGCTCGCCGGGCTCCCAAGCGGCGGTCCGGTGGGCTGCTCGCGACGCCGAGTTGCGCAACGTTCCGCTGACCTTGGCTCATGTTCTCCCGGCTGCGGCAGGAACGCGGCTGGCCTCGTCGGTAGCCTCAGGGCGGACCCGCAGCCGAATTGACGCCGGACAGCAACTGCTCGACGAGGCGCTGAAGATCGCCGAGGAAAGCTGCGAACGCGGACTAAGCCAGATATACCG
Proteins encoded in this window:
- a CDS encoding tRNA-binding protein: MEDLISWADFQRVDFRVGTIVALESHPRARQPAYILTIDLGPLGTKISSARITDYYSPATLLGRQVLCVCNFAPKNVAGIDSEVLVTGVYDASNKVVLAGFDRPLPNGTRLS
- a CDS encoding PPE family protein, which translates into the protein MNFLVLPPEINSARMFSGAGSAPMLEAAAAWNALASELDSAAESFSSMTSGLAAQAWQGPASTAMLAAAAPYAGWLRTAASQSVGACAQAQAVAGAFESALAATVHPAAVAANRSDFLTLVLSNLFGQNAPAIAATESIYEEMWAQDVTAMVDYHAGAAAAVAQLISPAQALQSLPNFGYGNTGQGNIGFFNDGTLNVGIANLSPHFTPTDPITTFGGIGLANTGTENLGAYNSGTQNVGAWNHGMLNLGIANTGTANSGLPLSLLQTLGIANHGTYNQGLFNTGNHNIGIGLTGDHLIGIGPLHISDTALPAAAATTLPNFGYGNTGQGNIGFFNDGTLNVGIANLSPHFTPTDPITTFGGVGLANTGTENLGAYNSGTQNVGAWNHGMLNLGIANTGTANSGLPLSLLQTLGIANHGTYNQGLFNTGNHNIGIGLTGDHLIGIGPLHISDTALPAAAATTLPNFGYGNTGQGNIGFFNDGTLNVGIANLSPHFTPTDPITTFGGVGLANTGTENLGAYNSGTQNVGAWNHGMLNLGIANTGTANSGLPLSLLQTLGIANHGTYNQGLFNTGNHNIGIALTGDHLIGIGPLHISA
- a CDS encoding TetR/AcrR family transcriptional regulator produces the protein MPSTTTSDKPVRVTKRRAETRGRLIEAAFRVFADKGYGHVTIEDVCEAAGYTRGAFYSQFDSLEELFFLLYDQWAARTAEQVRAAMEGSEPVTDLPSVVERIVDTLLFERDWLLIKIDFLLHAARHPDLAHRWEVHRAQLRNVIEERLIASGIEFNQSLNTVADTARAIVAVYDGVSIQLLLDSDQAAARAWLTQLLNMVLSR
- a CDS encoding alpha/beta hydrolase fold domain-containing protein yields the protein MPAILRVTGRTRQYKTFADARKHITARALRPSPYGPPVRLRSDVTVDVGRRSGWPIYAVAPKNDIHTRTVVYLHGGAWVNEINSQHWRLVTHVATGARVKVVVPIYPLLPFGTAADVVPEVAQLVVENMSTGHGVCLAGDSAGGQIALSAALLLRDDHDVVLPRTVLISPALDVSLSNPMINSVELTDPWLAREALSVFGECWRGDLIPDDPRVSPLAAELTGLGPLTVFSGTRDILNPDARALVQKATAAGVDIDYHERFGLLHVYPLMPIPEGRAARAVIVERLRAH
- a CDS encoding NAD(P)-binding protein; translation: MRPVVGAGRGYSPASSNAGLRLHSAPLQQQRPLRHSDDRLASHRGLVVHIPLVEGGLMNGPTHGPTTAIETDYLVVGAGAMGIAFTDTLLAESEARVVIVDRAHQPGGHWTTAYPFVRLHQPSAYYGVNSRALGNNTIDAVGWNRGLNELASVGEICAYFDAVMQQQFLPSGRVEYFPMSDYLGDGRFRTLGGAECRVTVRRRIVDATYLQAVVPSMRPAPYSVAPGIDCIAPNDLAKFSARDRYVVVGAGKTGMDVCLWLLRNGVTPEKLTWIMPRDAWLIDRATLQPGPTFIKQFRDSYGATLEAIGNATSIQDLFDRLEAAGTLLRLDPAVRPTMYRCATVSQPEFDQLRRIDDIVRMGHVQRIEPTQVVLDGGSIPSGPSALYIDCTADGAPQRPAIPVFDGDHLTLQAVRGCQQVFSAAFTAHVELAYPDDAVKNELCVPIPHPDSDLDWLRLTHSDLRNFQRWLADAELTDWLSSARLNLLAELLPPLSHKPRVRERVVSMFQSRLNAASERLEKLLSDHGGDTAAMLRSGRAAAQ
- a CDS encoding acyl-[acyl-carrier-protein] thioesterase, translating into MPQHSDVDAPLAEVPASGYVYRTSWRLATTDIDEHQRLRLDGVARYIQEVGAEHLADAELAEVHPHWIVLRTVIDVVEPIELPSDITFRRWCAALSTRWCNMRVQLDGAAGGRIETEGFWICVNKDTLTPSRLTDECIARFGSTTDNHRLKWRPWLTEPVTDGTETPFPLRRTDIDPFEHVNNTIYWHGIVEVLGQLPAGAELTSAPHRVVLEYRSPIKYGEAVTIRSNQRDGRIRMHFVVGDDVRAAALVRKL
- a CDS encoding acyltransferase family protein encodes the protein MDHAGTGRPARDLAVDFYRVSGVVLIVLGHWLAGSVTYHNGQFGRQNPLVDQPWTQWLTWPFQAVPVFFLVAGYAGAVSWTHRYGDGGVSRQDWIRHRVARVLGPTTVYVGLMSLVVVALQVSGLPGSVLEYAGWAVAMHLWFLAVYLVVVSLTPVAMAAHRRWGLMVPAVLAVALVAVDAAALAGHMPSLGGLNYLLCWGLLYQLGICWQAGLLSGRRPIVLAAGSAVALALLIWIGPYPVSMIGVPGQAVQNSMPPSVAMLAFACTQAGIAVAIAPALNRMLRSHRLQRLLSAANSNVMALYLWHMVPVVIVAVVAYPAGLLPQPAQGTAAWWLARLEWEVVLSLVTAVEMTLLWWLRRFFAAPLPTIRIPLPQRWAEPIMLVGAMMAAASLWVVAAAGFAPDGKYPWMTALVFALGLTLVACRPAKATLRSVDTAPESN